Genomic window (Alnus glutinosa chromosome 9, dhAlnGlut1.1, whole genome shotgun sequence):
CGTAACTCTTTCTACTTCAaactttgttttctcttttcaaaacaaaaaatatagtcaaaaacaacttttatatttatatcacagcaaaatctttttcaaataaaaattattttctataaaGCATTAACAAAGGAAGCTAAAAACTTTCAAGAATTAGATatttaacaaacaaatcatCCCTATTTCAAAATTACAAACCAAATGATAaacaattacattttttataccATGTTCAATCATTGATCAAACACAAAGACTTAAACTAATAGTCGGAAAAACCCTCAAACATATATTGTGACGTCTCATATCACTTGGTTATGGAAATGAGTATGTGCTTATATAAATATTCACACCTTTTTTGATACAACACATTTTTAAGCCGTGATGATCATAAATCTATTAAAACTCTGTAGTTAAGATGAGTAACCTCCTAAAAAGTCTAATTTAATAAGAAAgtcaaaaacaaacaatattatattatttgcaATGGATGGTTATACATATAGACACACATAATTCCTAACTGGAAGCCACCAAATACTCTAGAAATTTTTCGTCTTTCGAGGGAAGAAAGCTTTGGAGGaatcatttttctattatacTTTGAAAAAGATATAAACGTTTAGTGTTGACATTTAGACCATCACATTGTGGGTGGTTCAAAAATCGCTTTCCTAGACACACTTTTTAATGGATCCTCTATCCTCTTTGGAGGGTAATTTGCATTCAGCCCTTTGCTtctaatttttctctaaaatttagataaaacTCACAAAATACACAATTTAACAACCGTTCTACTCAATGTTAAATCTAACCGGTTAGTAATGCTTTCTAAATGTAAAAGTCCAAAAGTGAAAGTTAAAGactttttaatgtatttttttttctttcatacttTTTATCTTCTCCGCTAAACTAAAGTAAACTTTTAATGTAAAGAGTCTAAACGTTGGTTTCATCAATAAAATAgattatttagttaaaataaataaatatttaaagagtttgataTACGTTTAATGGTTTTAAAAAGTTGTTAGCTAAATCAACAAAAACGaatttttagagttaaatttagaaaaattttaaataattcatTGTTAATGTTCCAAGCTTTTGGATCAAAAGGACTATTTTGCAAAGAAAGAAAGTTTggcttttcaaaattaccaacCCAATGTTCAATCATCCATCAAACACAATCTAATGTAGGATTCCTTATAACATTTCCTCTCAGATGGAATTGCAAAGTTTACTCCAGTGGTCTACTGCagctaattaaataaaacttaaaagcaACAACTTTGCCAGTGCTGTCTAGCAAGATAATTATTAAGTTAATCAGGCAGTGGacttcatttaaaaaagaaaagaaaagtaaagaaaagcaaagaaagTGGTGGATCTACATTGTTCCCCGTGTCTTATCCAAACGTCATTTTTTCAACGCGCTGAGACAAAGAGATAAGCATGATCAGAATTGGATTTGGGGCGTCTAATTTTAAACTTGTAAAACTACTTTTCCAATCACAATTCCTACGGGCTATCCTCTCTGTGAGGTAATTGGTTGGGGAGCACAAACATCtttggatttgatttgtttattaaacgaaGAACTTGAACAAAAGATTTGAGCTCGTATAAGTcggtataactttatttttattattttttataataatttttttaacttttgtaaTGAGAATAtgttaggcttggcaattcagGTTGTCATGTCAACCCATTTGGTTGGCGTGTCAACTCATTGGGttagcgtgtcaacccatttaactaatttggtaaaaaatgtgtaattatcacgtcataaatatgttataaacgggttgatgggtcatTAACGTGTCATAAATAGGTCATAAACGagttgacgggtcataaacgggttataacctaaacccaaaccttttatattcgtgtcggattcgtgggtcgtgtcaaaattgcccaGCCTAAAATATGTtaagtattttatttaaaaagaaaaaagaaaaagaaaaatagaaatgttATTCTTAATGTAATAAATATATTACAGCTTACAACAATCCTCCATAATTTTCCAACTTCTAGCCATTCTTTATATTAGATCAGTGGATAAATGAAACAGAGAACACCCAAGATCAGGATAAAACAAAACAACCTCGAGAGAATGCCTCAACCAAATTGTTCTAGGTTCAAATGCAAGAAATgtataacttttattttttcaataccAAATGTTGGACGATGTTTGAGTTACCCAGATTATACAAGAAACATAAGACCAGCAAACTTTGAATCCTATGATTTGACTTCATCTTGTTTTTCcagaattttcttcttctttccctaCAGTTTCTCAGCATCCAAGCAGAATACAAAATGCTTAGTCTAAAAGGCACAATTTATCCGAAAGCTGAGCAGTTAAGTTGGCAATGAAGGATTTGACACCGTCATCCTGAGTAAGCAACATTGGAGGCCATATTTTTTCACCTTCACAAAACTCTCTTCCGGACTGCCTTGAAGACTCGAAATACTGAGTGATTGGCAGCTCGTTTGCGTAATCCCAGTCCCCAAACGCCGCGATTTGTCCGCCTCTCTTAcaatatttctattttaaaaaaaaataaaaataaaagagcatGTATTTCTATTGttagagtatatatatttagattaCCAATGAAGTTAAGGATTTAATGGTATTGAATCACCTTAAATTAATGGATTTGAttagaattatatttttaagctaaataaatataatattttgtattgtaaattcatCAAGGATTAAAAGCAAAATGTAACATTTGGACTTTATCATGAACTACGTAAAAATtacttatgtttttattttattattccactATTTgactttatttttctatttgattatcaattattttatgGTATTAGCTATAGGCTAACACCAATATTCGATCTAATAGTCctgaaatttcttttttattctggTTTTTGGTCTTCTCCTTGATAGTTTGCAAATCTCCTCATCATAGATTAATTTGTGTACTTGAATTtgcatgaaataaataaataaatctcagTCCAGTAGAACTTGTTTTTGCTTCctctttgttttgttaaatggggagtgatccttacactcacactacacaacaatgacacaatacgAAGGTACAATAGAGTGGGCTTTATGTGTGagccccactccattgtgccattagtgttgtgtcattgttgtgtagtatgagtgttttaatcatttctctttcttttttgtttgagttTTGTCAAACATGCGGTGTGCGTGAGCAGGAGAAAAGCTTTACTCTAACCCACGCCACCTGTCTCATTTGGagacaaaacaaaccaaaacccctttgttttgttcttgattTCCCTTTGATttgatgaagaacaaaaaaaaattgctgagCAAGAATTTCAGATCTTGCTTCCTCTTCGTGTCACAGTCGTTCTACGGCAAGCCTAGCTCCACTGCCACGCCGCCTCCTGCCGTCTCATCCACGCCCAGCGTCGGCGCCCTTTCCTCCAGCCATCCATGGCCCGTCGTAAGCAGTGTTTCTCCAAGAGGGTAAAATCATCCAGCCGTCCACCGGTCTTAGTTTCCGTCGCTCAGGCAGTTCTCTCCGCCAGCCACCGCTAGAAAGTGCCACCGTCCTTCCACTTTCCACCAATGACCCACTGCACGCGTCGCCTCCGCCAATCTCAGAAGCCCCGCTGCCGCTGCCGTTTCCTCTACTGTTAAGATGCGAAGAGTCTTTGCTTTGTGCTTCTGGTTCAGCAAGAAAGGTTTGTGCGGTGCAGATGCAACGGGACCGAGATCcatgttttaaagaaaaaaaaaattcaaatatcaaaATGCCCACCTTTAGGCATTTTGTTGGCCTAATTTTGACCTACACGGCTACACTCATCTTTCCGCCTTTAAAAATTAAGGTTTAAAATCAAATCCGCCATTGAATGTGAATTCTACAAATTGaatgataaatttataaaataagtatGTAAGAAATGTGTAAGTGGATGACATCAAACACATCTCATACTATATGGATTGGTCGCAATTTCTAGCTTGCTACAAGAAATAAGGGGCAAAGACAAACTccataaagaaaacaaacagaTATACTGTCGAAAGCagctaatgctccgtttgtttcgacgtaaaatggttttcgtcgtaaaatggtttcaggaaaatcgtttttctagaaaatatttttcgccgaaagcatttttcgatatttggcgcgtacagaaaatcacaaatatttttcatattttcattcaatcatattaacctataaaaattaatttttattcaaaacatattaatataaaataatataaaaatcatcgatgacgagatttggtcactgaccgacaagattatgactatttttacctgattctggctaatatagccagaattcaAGATAAAGGCCAGAATCtggacagtttcgtcggaatctgggatagccgaattccggcctctctggccagatccgatcagatggccagaatccggccagTCTAGCCAAATTCCGGCCAAATtggtcgtcggaatctgggctgACTGGATTCCGACAAAGGTGGCCGGATTTCGTCGCCAGATTCCagcgacattaaccggatgttgtcggatttcgATACCGgtaatatttcgatggtggtcggctgcttgaatgtgaaggtcgactgtgtcgtttaaaatagatcgaccgcgtctggcgtcttcggaaaacgatttacgcttttcattttccgaaatttactaagcaatttttgttaaacaaaaatcatcttccggttaactattattttcgctcctaccaaataccggaaaatgccgaaatcatttttcagaaatcattttatgcaaaaacaaataaagcatAATATGTAAAACAAAGTACCGATTaaggtaaaattatatgttaaatacaacaaaattagGAATACTTCCTCGTATTGAGAAAGCAAGCAATACTGGAAATCAATAGATCTCCCACCCTCGTACAGCATTTATATAGCCTAGCATGTCGAAGGCTAGAAATGGCTTAGGCTCAATACTGGCAACTGCCGTTGTCGCTCCTAGCTGTTGGATCAAAGTTACTTGCAGATGGATCGGTGCAACCTTCAGGGACGGGCACATTAATTTGTTGGGCTGCCTTGCCTGCAATTTAGCAATCAATCAAAGTTTAGAACTCGGCATGCATTCGACaatgtcccaaaagcttaaagctaattaaaagaaacaaatttaatcatttaatcaatactttaacataatGACGAGAGGTGCTAACCATAGAAAGTTCCCCGCTTGATCGAATCCTCGTTTGCATCTCCAAGAGCTGCTTGACTCAAGTACTTGTCTGCCAATTGAACTCTCTTCACATTGTCCTGCTCCTGGACAAGCATGGTTCCATACTCTAGGAGCTTTTCAATAGTCATTTTGGGCTGCTCGAAGGTTGGGGGACCCTCTTTTGAGTTAACAAGCTTCTTTCCGATGGTGTCAACTCCAACGCCTGATATCCACTTCCTCACTTCATCATCGTAAACTCGAGCTCTTATGGCACCGAAGAAGTCTGCAGGATGGCAGATTAACTATATGAAAatgcttgtttcttttattcCAACATGCATTTCTTGTTAGTGCAGAAATTGAAAATAGGAAATTAAATGCTCCTAAGGTGCGTTATGAGTCACTTTTCTTAAGAAACTATTTGCCCCCCCACCAGTTCTAATGAATTGGTATGCATTAGTTTACAGCAAACACTTCTCCAAGATACAATGGAACCGAAAAAAAATAAGTAGCTTGGTTGCATTTTGCACAAAACGAAACCaagaagagaaattttttttgtatctgAAACTGGTTTGCAGTGGACTCATTTATGGTGTCAATTATGCAATTAACATTAAATAACTGAAATCATCATATCGTATGATTGtaaccgtccaaaaattaagCCCCATTGCCAACAAGTGCATACACCCAATTATTGCCCGCTTTAAAGCAATAGCTTTGTGTGAGTTGGGCCttataaataaatactttaatttcattttttcctatGTTGGACTCTTCTTCTAAGActctttaaccctaaaaatactCCCAAACCATATATATGCTAATTTTGAAAACTCTTTTAACATTCTTACCTATAGATTGGCCGGGGAATGTATCAACAATCTTGACGACATCCTCCTGGGCAACATTGTCACTCCTGAAGATACCTAAGCAAACACCAATCCGGTCTTCCCGAGTTGGAGCCCAGTAGAATTTCTCCATACGGCCATCACGAATGAGAGGAGCATACAATGTGGAGAAGTCATTGCCGGTGACGATGATCGGAACGCGGGGATTGTCCTCCTTGTTGTACATGCCCGGAAGCTGGACATTTGTTGGGTTATCAGCAATGTTCATAAGGGTAGCATTCACCATTTGGTTGTTCACAGTGTATTGGGTAGTTCCACCCATTCTGCCCGCACCTGCATCAAGATCATTGATAAAGAGGCAACACATTTTCCCCTTCCTAATGATGTCAGCTGCCTCCCGATACCTTTGCCTGATTAATTTTGCCGGCTCTCCGGCATTCCCACTTTCCAGTTCTCCGGCACTCATCATGATGGGGCTGAAATTTTGATGACCAAGCAATAAAATTTCAGGAAGAaagcatattttttttgttgcagCATGGATATTATAATAATGAATTCTGAAAGCATTCTGATGTAAGCTCACTTA
Coding sequences:
- the LOC133878343 gene encoding ribulose bisphosphate carboxylase/oxygenase activase, chloroplastic-like; translation: MAATVSTVGTVNRTPLSLSSSGSGGLAPSSAFLGSSLKKVSSRFTYPKIASGNLKVVAEIDEGKQTSKDKWKGLAYDISDDQQDITRGKGMVDSLFQAPMGSGTHDAVLSSYEYLSTGLRQYNMDNTKDGFYIAPAFMDKLVVHITKNFMTLPNIKVPLILGIWGGKGQGKSFQCELVFAKMGINPIMMSAGELESGNAGEPAKLIRQRYREAADIIRKGKMCCLFINDLDAGAGRMGGTTQYTVNNQMVNATLMNIADNPTNVQLPGMYNKEDNPRVPIIVTGNDFSTLYAPLIRDGRMEKFYWAPTREDRIGVCLGIFRSDNVAQEDVVKIVDTFPGQSIDFFGAIRARVYDDEVRKWISGVGVDTIGKKLVNSKEGPPTFEQPKMTIEKLLEYGTMLVQEQDNVKRVQLADKYLSQAALGDANEDSIKRGTFYGKAAQQINVPVPEGCTDPSASNFDPTARSDNGSCQY